A genomic segment from Spinacia oleracea cultivar Varoflay chromosome 3, BTI_SOV_V1, whole genome shotgun sequence encodes:
- the LOC110792255 gene encoding glucan endo-1,3-beta-glucosidase 3 isoform X1, with the protein MKGDNSMPALLVFLLLLELHFAFAADEKAFIGINIGMDLSDAPSPTQVVALLKEQKILHIRLFDSDQAMLLALANSGIQVTVSVPNEQLLGIGQSNATAANWVARNIVAHVPATNITAIAVGSEVLTALPNAAPILVSAMKFIHSALVASYLDSKIKVSTPHASSIILDSFPPSQAFFNRTWDPVMVPLLKFLQSTGSYFMLNVYPYYDYMQSNDAIPLDYALFRPLPPNKEAVDANTLLHYTNVFDAVVDASYFAMSYLNFTNVPVIVTESGWPSKGDSTEPDATIENANTYNSNLIRRVLNNTGTPKHPGVAVSTYIYELYNEDSRPGSISEKNWGLFDSNGAPIYTLHLTGSGTVLANDTTNQTFCVAKEGADPKMLQAALDWACGPGKVNCSSLLQGESCYEPDNVVAHANYAFDTYYHKMAMASGTCYFNGVATVTTSDPSHGSCIFPGSGGRNETFTNSTALAPSESSTSHGTPCHFSHTYAWINTLFSSLLFWYAFPL; encoded by the exons ATGAAGGGAGATAATTCAATGCCTGCTTTACTTGTTTTTCTGCTTCTTCTTGAACTTCATTTTGCGTTTGCTGCTGATGAAA AGGCTTTTATAGGTATCAACATAGGAATGGATCTCTCTGATGCGCCTAGTCCAACTCAGGTTGTTGCTCTTCTCAAAGAACAAAAAATCCTACACATACGGCTTTTTGATTCTGATCAGGCTATGCTCCTTGCACTTGCAAACTCAGGAATACAAGTCACTGTCTCTGTTCCTAATGAGCAGCTTCTTGGAATTGGTCAATCGAATGCTACTGCAGCCAACTGGGTAGCTCGGAATATTGTTGCTCATGTACCTGCCACCAATATCACAGCCATAGCTGTAGGTTCTGAAGTTCTTACTGCCCTTCCAAATGCTGCTCCTATCTTAGTCAGTGCCATGAAATTCATTCATTCAGCTCTTGTTGCTTCATATCTGGATTCCAAGATCAAAGTGTCAACTCCACATGCATCTTCGATTATACTTGACTCTTTCCCACCCTCACAAGCTTTCTTTAACCGTACGTGGGACCCAGTCATGGTCCCCTTGCTGAAATTCCTGCAGTCTACGGGTTCTTATTTCATGCTTAATGTGTATCCGTACTATGATTACATGCAGTCAAATGATGCGATCCCCTTGGATTATGCCCTTTTCCGTCCTCTTCCTCCAAATAAAGAAGCTGTAGATGCCAACACTCTCTTGCACTACACCAATGTTTTTGATGCTGTGGTTGATGCTTCTTATTTTGCAATGTCGTATCTAAATTTCACCAATGTTCCTGTGATCGTGACTGAATCAGGTTGGCCTTCCAAGGGTGACTCAACTGAGCCTGATGCCACCATTGAAAATGCTAATACATATAATAGTAATCTCATTAGGCGGGTTCTGAACAACACAGGGACACCCAAACATCCTGGAGTAGCAGTTAGTACATACATATATGAATTGTACAATGAGGATTCAAGACCGGGATCGATCTCAGAGAAAAACTGGGGTCTTTTTGATTCAAATGGCGCACCAATATATACTCTGCACCTAACAGGTTCAGGGACGGTATTAGCAAATGACACCACAAACCAAACCTTTTGTGTTGCAAAGGAAGGTGCGGACCCAAAGATGCTTCAGGCAGCATTGGATTGGGCTTGTGGGCCTGGAAAAGTAAATTGTTCGAGTCTGTTGCAGGGAGAATCTTGTTACGAGCCTGATAATGTTGTTGCCCATGCAAATTATGCATTTGACACTTACTACCATAAGATGGCTATGGCATCTGGTACCTGTTATTTCAATGGAGTGGCTACTGTCACCACTTCTGACCCAA GTCATGGCTCTTGTATATTTCCTGGAAG TGGTGGAAGGAATGAAACCTTCACAAATAGCACAGCCCTTGCTCCATCTGAAAGCTCCACAAGTCATGGTACTCCATGTCACTTCTCTCACACTTATGCTTGGATAAACACATTATTTAGTAGTCTTCTTTTTTGGTACGCATTTCCTTTGTGA
- the LOC110792255 gene encoding glucan endo-1,3-beta-glucosidase 3 isoform X2 produces the protein MDLSDAPSPTQVVALLKEQKILHIRLFDSDQAMLLALANSGIQVTVSVPNEQLLGIGQSNATAANWVARNIVAHVPATNITAIAVGSEVLTALPNAAPILVSAMKFIHSALVASYLDSKIKVSTPHASSIILDSFPPSQAFFNRTWDPVMVPLLKFLQSTGSYFMLNVYPYYDYMQSNDAIPLDYALFRPLPPNKEAVDANTLLHYTNVFDAVVDASYFAMSYLNFTNVPVIVTESGWPSKGDSTEPDATIENANTYNSNLIRRVLNNTGTPKHPGVAVSTYIYELYNEDSRPGSISEKNWGLFDSNGAPIYTLHLTGSGTVLANDTTNQTFCVAKEGADPKMLQAALDWACGPGKVNCSSLLQGESCYEPDNVVAHANYAFDTYYHKMAMASGTCYFNGVATVTTSDPSHGSCIFPGSGGRNETFTNSTALAPSESSTSHGTPCHFSHTYAWINTLFSSLLFWYAFPL, from the exons ATGGATCTCTCTGATGCGCCTAGTCCAACTCAGGTTGTTGCTCTTCTCAAAGAACAAAAAATCCTACACATACGGCTTTTTGATTCTGATCAGGCTATGCTCCTTGCACTTGCAAACTCAGGAATACAAGTCACTGTCTCTGTTCCTAATGAGCAGCTTCTTGGAATTGGTCAATCGAATGCTACTGCAGCCAACTGGGTAGCTCGGAATATTGTTGCTCATGTACCTGCCACCAATATCACAGCCATAGCTGTAGGTTCTGAAGTTCTTACTGCCCTTCCAAATGCTGCTCCTATCTTAGTCAGTGCCATGAAATTCATTCATTCAGCTCTTGTTGCTTCATATCTGGATTCCAAGATCAAAGTGTCAACTCCACATGCATCTTCGATTATACTTGACTCTTTCCCACCCTCACAAGCTTTCTTTAACCGTACGTGGGACCCAGTCATGGTCCCCTTGCTGAAATTCCTGCAGTCTACGGGTTCTTATTTCATGCTTAATGTGTATCCGTACTATGATTACATGCAGTCAAATGATGCGATCCCCTTGGATTATGCCCTTTTCCGTCCTCTTCCTCCAAATAAAGAAGCTGTAGATGCCAACACTCTCTTGCACTACACCAATGTTTTTGATGCTGTGGTTGATGCTTCTTATTTTGCAATGTCGTATCTAAATTTCACCAATGTTCCTGTGATCGTGACTGAATCAGGTTGGCCTTCCAAGGGTGACTCAACTGAGCCTGATGCCACCATTGAAAATGCTAATACATATAATAGTAATCTCATTAGGCGGGTTCTGAACAACACAGGGACACCCAAACATCCTGGAGTAGCAGTTAGTACATACATATATGAATTGTACAATGAGGATTCAAGACCGGGATCGATCTCAGAGAAAAACTGGGGTCTTTTTGATTCAAATGGCGCACCAATATATACTCTGCACCTAACAGGTTCAGGGACGGTATTAGCAAATGACACCACAAACCAAACCTTTTGTGTTGCAAAGGAAGGTGCGGACCCAAAGATGCTTCAGGCAGCATTGGATTGGGCTTGTGGGCCTGGAAAAGTAAATTGTTCGAGTCTGTTGCAGGGAGAATCTTGTTACGAGCCTGATAATGTTGTTGCCCATGCAAATTATGCATTTGACACTTACTACCATAAGATGGCTATGGCATCTGGTACCTGTTATTTCAATGGAGTGGCTACTGTCACCACTTCTGACCCAA GTCATGGCTCTTGTATATTTCCTGGAAG TGGTGGAAGGAATGAAACCTTCACAAATAGCACAGCCCTTGCTCCATCTGAAAGCTCCACAAGTCATGGTACTCCATGTCACTTCTCTCACACTTATGCTTGGATAAACACATTATTTAGTAGTCTTCTTTTTTGGTACGCATTTCCTTTGTGA